A single window of Variovorax sp. RA8 DNA harbors:
- a CDS encoding TRAP transporter small permease: MNTTPQTGIGGAAMPRATDSTGPKILPRSDASLVEWIIVGSYAYFFLIIFLEVVMRYLVSYSTTWGEMTARYTHVYFAYLAAAEAIRHDSHIRVDYFPTRLRGRARLALETYIDALCVIVAAAVCYYSFEVVATQVSAGFKMQALPLNMAFATAAIPIGWGLMIIRLAQRMARRYRRGGMQVGIREGE; the protein is encoded by the coding sequence ATGAACACCACACCTCAAACAGGCATCGGCGGCGCCGCAATGCCCCGGGCAACTGATTCGACAGGGCCGAAGATCCTGCCGCGGTCCGACGCGTCGCTCGTCGAATGGATCATCGTCGGAAGCTACGCCTACTTCTTCCTGATCATCTTCTTGGAAGTCGTCATGCGGTACTTGGTCAGCTACTCGACCACTTGGGGAGAGATGACTGCGCGCTACACGCACGTCTACTTCGCCTACCTGGCCGCGGCGGAGGCCATCCGCCACGACAGCCATATCCGGGTCGACTACTTTCCGACGCGCCTGCGGGGTCGGGCCAGGCTGGCCCTCGAGACGTATATCGATGCGCTGTGCGTCATCGTGGCGGCGGCGGTCTGCTACTACTCGTTCGAAGTCGTCGCGACGCAAGTTTCCGCGGGCTTCAAGATGCAGGCGCTGCCGCTGAACATGGCCTTTGCTACCGCGGCGATTCCCATCGGCTGGGGCCTGATGATCATCCGGCTCGCACAGCGAATGGCGCGTCGATACAGGCGCGGCGGCATGCAGGTAGGAATCCGGGAGGGCGAATGA
- a CDS encoding cupin domain-containing protein produces MTVEIHHLLFDNLPPVSRGQGIVNYPIATKKQGAVNIHSGITRLPAGGVVPAHSHNAEEQVTVLEGRLRIVLNGVPHDCGPYDSTFISAGVVHEFSAIGEEPAVAMVIYGSANVNRTFAETGETVVLGSDADKFPPDPARLG; encoded by the coding sequence ATGACTGTCGAGATCCACCACCTTCTCTTTGACAACCTTCCTCCTGTTTCGCGTGGACAGGGCATCGTCAACTATCCGATCGCCACCAAGAAGCAGGGCGCGGTGAACATCCACTCGGGCATCACCCGCTTGCCGGCCGGCGGCGTCGTGCCTGCGCACTCCCACAATGCAGAGGAGCAGGTGACAGTCCTGGAGGGCCGCCTGAGAATCGTGCTGAACGGCGTTCCGCACGATTGCGGTCCTTACGACTCCACCTTCATCTCGGCCGGCGTGGTGCACGAGTTCAGCGCCATTGGCGAAGAACCGGCGGTCGCCATGGTGATCTACGGAAGTGCGAACGTGAACCGGACCTTCGCCGAAACAGGCGAGACGGTCGTTCTCGGCTCAGATGCGGACAAGTTCCCGCCTGACCCAGCACGGCTGGGCTGA
- a CDS encoding dihydrodipicolinate synthase family protein, producing the protein MNRSEESRSRSHSRQRREGGLYSYLATPFDAAGNLCVDVLADYTAAVMRTGVAGVTCVASTCEGPYLSDAERFRVMDVVGKTVAGRIGLNIGIGALSTRQAIDHAKRAQDAGATSLMLEMQQYYPVSFEAARKHYEAVAAAVPVPIRLYNLPLPTRFDFMPGTIAAMEDIAAITSVKEASGDVTRLRDIRALCGDRFRLFCGFHFQVLDGYRMGADGWEVMTHPLIAPRLVSLVDLLETDPWSAEASAEYETLLPLFLFFKAYGVPQAIKALSEWSDIDLGPPRAPYAALLPAQKTRLRTILETLGLLH; encoded by the coding sequence ATGAATCGCAGCGAAGAATCTCGCTCGCGCAGTCACTCGCGGCAACGTCGCGAGGGCGGCCTCTACAGCTACCTGGCCACACCCTTCGATGCCGCGGGCAATCTGTGCGTCGACGTGCTTGCGGACTACACGGCAGCCGTCATGCGAACGGGAGTGGCTGGCGTCACCTGCGTCGCCAGTACCTGCGAAGGTCCTTACCTCAGCGATGCGGAGCGGTTCAGGGTGATGGACGTGGTGGGCAAGACAGTGGCAGGGCGCATTGGCCTGAACATCGGCATCGGCGCCTTGTCGACGCGCCAGGCAATCGACCACGCCAAGCGCGCACAGGACGCCGGCGCAACAAGCCTCATGCTGGAGATGCAGCAGTACTACCCGGTGAGCTTCGAGGCTGCGAGGAAGCACTACGAGGCTGTCGCGGCGGCAGTGCCTGTGCCCATCCGCCTGTACAACCTGCCGCTGCCTACGCGATTTGATTTCATGCCCGGGACAATCGCCGCCATGGAGGACATCGCCGCCATCACCTCGGTGAAAGAAGCCTCGGGCGATGTCACGCGGCTGCGGGACATCCGGGCGCTCTGCGGTGATCGTTTCCGGCTGTTCTGCGGTTTTCACTTCCAGGTCTTGGATGGCTATCGGATGGGCGCGGATGGCTGGGAAGTGATGACGCATCCGCTCATCGCGCCACGATTGGTCAGCCTGGTTGATCTGCTTGAAACCGACCCTTGGTCCGCGGAGGCATCCGCCGAGTACGAAACTCTGCTGCCCCTGTTCCTTTTTTTCAAGGCGTACGGCGTGCCGCAGGCGATCAAGGCGCTCTCAGAATGGAGCGATATCGACCTGGGCCCGCCCCGCGCGCCATACGCTGCCCTGTTGCCGGCGCAGAAGACACGGCTGCGCACGATTCTCGAGACGCTGGGGCTGCTCCACTAG
- a CDS encoding TRAP transporter substrate-binding protein translates to MIAGSMSRGTFLRRTVSIGAAFVACPMLTMPARAAAPAHRLVFGHTFGSSTKGYVATGLDSFKELAEKYSGGKLLVDIHEAGSLGPQTVLPQKVVGGSIQGCQVSTQNFARFSEVFEILDLPCLFDSNDQFERTIEKDEFMNTEFVTRPAKQGFQVVPGMWANTGFRVFGVSRKLGRTVRLPGDLKGMKVRTNGTRAEEVMFRLTTANPVSVAWGEAYQALAQGAVDALSVGVGPITATKIHEALGAATFYDLNFNAHITVLNKKWFDALPTDVKDAIFRAGRESWELQKQEQRKADDAMMRLWKERGIDVVMLTPDERAAWKAGVGHERKDYAGLKQALGQAALEQLLRLKPAAA, encoded by the coding sequence ATGATTGCTGGATCCATGTCCCGAGGGACCTTTCTCCGGCGGACGGTTTCGATCGGAGCGGCATTCGTCGCCTGCCCGATGCTCACGATGCCGGCCAGGGCGGCAGCGCCGGCCCACCGCCTCGTCTTCGGCCATACCTTCGGTTCCTCGACGAAGGGCTACGTCGCGACCGGCCTGGACTCCTTCAAGGAGCTCGCGGAGAAGTACTCGGGCGGCAAGCTGCTGGTCGACATTCACGAGGCAGGAAGCCTGGGCCCGCAGACCGTCCTTCCGCAGAAAGTCGTCGGCGGCTCCATCCAGGGTTGCCAGGTCTCGACCCAGAACTTCGCGCGGTTCTCGGAAGTCTTCGAGATCCTCGATCTTCCGTGCCTGTTCGACTCGAACGATCAGTTCGAGCGGACGATCGAGAAGGATGAGTTCATGAACACGGAGTTCGTCACGCGGCCGGCAAAGCAGGGATTCCAGGTCGTGCCAGGAATGTGGGCGAACACCGGTTTCCGCGTCTTCGGTGTCAGCAGGAAGCTGGGCCGCACCGTGCGGCTCCCCGGTGACCTCAAGGGCATGAAGGTGCGAACCAACGGCACGCGCGCCGAAGAGGTGATGTTTCGATTGACGACGGCCAATCCCGTATCCGTCGCCTGGGGCGAGGCATACCAGGCGCTGGCGCAGGGTGCTGTCGATGCGCTGAGCGTCGGCGTGGGGCCGATCACGGCAACGAAGATCCACGAAGCACTTGGCGCAGCGACCTTCTATGACTTGAACTTCAATGCGCACATCACGGTCCTGAACAAGAAGTGGTTCGACGCACTGCCGACGGATGTCAAGGACGCGATCTTCCGGGCGGGACGCGAAAGCTGGGAGCTCCAGAAGCAGGAGCAGCGCAAGGCCGACGACGCGATGATGCGGCTGTGGAAGGAGCGCGGCATCGACGTCGTGATGCTGACGCCGGACGAAAGGGCGGCGTGGAAGGCCGGCGTCGGACATGAACGCAAGGATTACGCCGGTCTCAAACAGGCCCTCGGTCAGGCAGCGCTCGAGCAACTTCTCCGCCTCAAGCCGGCCGCGGCGTAG